The Lepidochelys kempii isolate rLepKem1 chromosome 2, rLepKem1.hap2, whole genome shotgun sequence genomic interval TAAAACCTACTATGACAGATAGGCCACAAACCTTCCAGAGATACAACCTAGAGAACTAGTAAGAGTGTGATTATTTCTTCAAGACAGATCCTGCACATGGAAAAGGGCAATGTGCATGGAGCAGAATACTCCTCACCCCTATATTGTTGTGGTTGATGAACATACATATCACTGGAACCATAAATTCATCTGTCCAATAGACTATCCTACAGCCAAAGGAAACCCAATgaggggcaaggaggaactgTGAGATCCTCTTAACAACGATAAGTGGAATATAATAAATTAACTGCCTAAGACACACATGACAGAGGTGAAACCGGTAGAACATGCCACCCTGCTATGTGAAAGGAGAAGCAAAACTGAGCCAAACACAGTAGCCTTTCCTGACACCATAAAAAAGTACTCCAGCATGAACGGACATCAAATCACCATCCAGATACAAAGACTTTGTACTAAGTGAATCACTGACTCTCTCAAACTACATCAACGGTTGCATAAATTCCATTAAGTATTTGTTGCATTATGTTTTATACATTCTGTTACTTAGGTATACTTTCTTAAACAGACATGACAAAGGGGAGACTGCTTCCCACCCACAAGTGGGAACTGCAGCTACAATCTCCAAGGGCCTGAGCTGTGCAATATCTTGTTTAACAAGATGCAGAATAGTCAGCACCACTTCTGAGAGCAGATCACAGTGACAACAGATAAGGAAGCAGTCAGTGCTGCAGCCCGGTTTGTAATATCTTAGACATATGAAATAAAAGATTGTTACTGAAAAACTTCAGGGATTTCTTTGCCTTATTGACAGAACCAGAACATCCAAGAGCTgatttggagagaagctgagatgGGAACCTGGATCAAAGGAAACAGGTACTAGAAAGGCAGATTTGAGAGTCAGCCATATAAATACAGTAGTTGAAACTATGAGTGGATGATGCTACTCAAGAAAAAGGTGTAAAGGGGAAAAAGAAGGGATCTTGGTCAGAGCGCTACAAAGAGTGGGAGATGGAGGAATCactaaaagagagagaatgaaagaatGACCCAAGAGGTGGAGGAAGAGTATAGAGAAGAGTGAGCTGTGAAAACCCAGAGACATCAAGATGCTGAGAAGGTGGATATGACTGACAGTGTCAAAAAGCAGAAGAATAGCACATATAATAGAACTCTTACTCATCACAAGACCATAATTTCTGAAAGTTACTACCAGCCAAGTTTCAGAAGTATGTCATTCAAATGCATACAGTTCTTGTTATAGAATTCCAATTTTTTTCATAAAGAGAAAAAATGCATAAAATACTACTTTTGCAGCTACTACAAAGTGCTGACAGcaagactattttaaaatgtagccaacattttaaatatttaaaaatgaaatatttgagtGACAAGTTTTCATGTTCACACTCATTAGCCCAGAACAGTAGGCTGTGGATGCACTATTCCTTTCAGAATACATGACCCACAAAAGAGTACAGCATCATTTGAAGCTTTTAAAGTGAATGTATTCTTGCTACAACAGATGCTATTTTGTTAGCTACTAGGATTTCCATGGTGACAAGGAGAGGGTGGTGTTAGGCAAATTTCTCAGTCAGAAATGCATTCCTGGTAGAGTTCCGCAAAGTTGACATATTCCATCATTGAAGATAATGCAAATAATTTCTCTTCAGAGTGAGGAATAAAATCTTTGATCTTTCTCATAAAGCTAGCGCTTGATTCAGCTCTATTACAGTTAATTGGAGTCTgcttgttgacttcagtaggagctgtATCGGGATCTTGGTCATAAGGATTTAGGATTTTGCATGGAATTATATTACAGTTCTCAAGACAGGGACCcttgttctcatttacactaagggcCCTTTGCCCAGCTCTGTCAGTGTGAAGGAGCCTTAAAGTGAGCGTGCATTTACACCACTGCCAAAATGGTATAAAGGGGCCTTATTTGTCACCTACTACTTCTAAACATGTGTGTCTCAATGTATGCGGTCAGATGTTCTCTCTTTACAATAAGTAGTTGTCAGAAAGTCTGTTTCTGGTCTAGATGCTTGGTCCTTTCCTGTAACAGAGATCATTCAGCTCCATGTCCCAGAGCCCCATTAAGCACTTTGTTTCTTATTGAATGAATGCAGTGACTTGAATCAAACATATACAGCCACCATGGATGGATGAAATTGCAGTGAAAAGTGAGAAGTCAGCGATACTGATTGGCTGCATTGTCTAAACATGTCTCCTCATTGTTGAATTCCTGCCAAAAACATTATCCTTCTGTGTTTACCCTTCAAAAGCCCTTGATCAATCAGATGGTGCATCTCCTTTTTAACATAACATTCTCTAATGCAAAAATTTAATTCATAACTCTGTATCATTCCAGAACCCATCAAAACACATTGATCATAATTTAATTTAGTAGCTGGAATCATATATTCTTAACTTCAATACTATTACTGTGTTCTAAAATATGAAGTGGCAAGTTTTCCTGTTGACCTCTTTCATGTACACAAGAGTTATACCAATTTTCCCCCCAGTACTtgtacaacactgcaaacagtttTCAAGATTACGTACACCGTGTCAGgtcaattacattaaaacaaaactgtgatatcttttttgagacaaaTTAGAGCTCCCTCTGCTGGAAATATACCTGCATTGTCCATAACTCTGAGTGTCATGTTTACCAACTATGATGCTCAGCTCTAGCATTAGCAAAATTCTGTTTGTTAATTTTGTTCCACAGTTTCTGTTGCTATGTAGACACATTTTGGCGTGCACTTTgcacttgatccaaagcccactgaaatcaataggaaattgacttcaatgtgctttGTAGAAAGTCTTTTTAGAGAACTGGCAATCCGCAAATGCTTGCTAGACTTTTAGGATGATAGCTATGCATTCTCAGGATGATAATATCAATGTGTATTTATACAGTACATTTcacaaggatctcaaagcactgatAAAAGAATTGACATTCACTAAACGTGTGGGCCAACTGGGTACAAAGATGAAATGGCTattcctatttaaaaacaaaacaaaaacaaactagatCTGTGATCTGACTCATTCTTAAAAGTCAAACGTGGTAAAGGTAAGAATTGTTCATATATAAATCCCCTCTGCAGAAACTGTGTCAAGGAACAAAAAAATCACTCATTTTCTCAGATGACTAGAAGCCACAAAAAGTTAACATTTATCAATAAATCAATCTTCTCTGTAATCTCTTTTGTATTACAGCAACCTCACCACCATTGTAAACACAGTTGATGTGAAAGTTAGGACTTGATTCTGAAAATCTTACAgcagcagtcccattgatttcaatgggattaacTCGGGGAGTAGAGGGTACTTGTATAAATAGGGATTGCAGCATCAGACTCACTGTTGGTACCCTGTCAAAAGGTACTACATAAGAGTTTGTATGAGGAGATACTGCATTATAGATACCTCACCAGCCCAAACCACTTCTGGCATTAAAAGGAAATTAGTTAAACTTGGATCCCATTGcttcaaagagaaaaggagtatttgtggtaccttagagactaacaaatatatttgagagtaaacttttgtgagctacagctcacttcatcggacgcattcagtggaaaatacagtggggagatttatatatatagagagaacatgaaacaatgggtgttaccatacacactgtaaaggagagtggaaggaaaaggcctgtgtagagaccgttgaatcgtggaagtcaatgaatggttacgcaggtggtgtcggagagaaggctttggattctttgaccacgggacggtgttccaagaaggaggagtgctaggcagagacgggctccacctaacaaagagagggaagagcatcttcacaagcaggctggctaacctagtgaggaggtctttaaactaggttcaccgggggaaggagaccaaagccctgaggtaagtggggaagtgggataccggcaggaagcatgagcaggagcacgcgagagggcagggctcctgcctcatactgagaaagagggacgatcagcgagttatctcaagtgcctatacacaaatgcaagaagcctgggaaacaagcagggataactggaagtcctggcacagtcaaggaattatgatgtgattggaacaacagaaacttggtgggataactcacatgactggagtactgtcatggatggatataaagtgttcaggaaggacaggcagggcagaaaaggtgggggagttgcattgtatgtaagggagcagtatgactgctcacagctcaagtatgaaacttcagaaaaacctgagtgtctctggattaagtttagaagtgtgagcaacaagggtgatgtcatgctgggaatctgctatagaccaccagactagggagatgaggtggatgaggctttcttccggcaactcatggaagttactagatcgcaggccctggttctcaagggagacttcaatcaccctgatatctgctgggagagcaatatagcggtgcacagacaatccaggaagtttttggaaaggataggggacaatttcctggtgcaagtgctggaggaaacaactaggggcagagctcttcttgacctgctgctcacaaactgggaacaattagtaggggaagctaaagtggatgggaacctcgGAGGctgtgaccatgagatggtcgagttcaggatcctgacacagggaagaaaggagagcagcagaatacggaccctgaacttcagaaaagcagactttgacaccctctgggaactgatgggaaggatcccctgggagaataacatgagggggaaaagagtccaggaaagctggctgtattttaaagaatccttattgaggttacagggacaaatcatcccgatgtgtagaaagaatagtaaatatggcaagtgaccagcttggcttaacagtgaaatccttgctgatcttgaacacaaaaaagaagcttacaagaagtggaagattggacaaatgaccagggaagagtataaaaatattgctcgggcatgcaggagtgcaatcaggaaggccaaatcacacttggagttacttttaacatctcttgctagctgcaacaagaagggtttcttcaggtattttagcaacaagaagaaagtcaagaaaagtgtgggccccttactgaatgagggaggcaacctagtgacaaaggatgtgaaaaagctaatgtactcagtgctttttttgcctctgtcttcacaaactaggtcagctcccagactactgcactgggcagcacagcatagggaggaggtgaccagccctctgtggagaaagaagtggtttgggactatttagaaaagctggacgagcacaagtccatggggctggactatttcacatttgggaacaatgtataccttcaaatcagcagcactgctatgggtacccgcgtggccccacagtataccaacatttttatggctgactgagaacaacgcttcctcagctctcgtcccctaatgcccctactctacttgcgccacattgatgacatcttcatcatctggacccatggaaaagaattcCTTGAGatattccaccatgatttcaacaatttccatcccaccatcaacctcagcttggaccagtccacacaagagatccacttcctggacactacggtgctaataagcgatggttacataaacaccaccctataccagaaacctactgaccactattcctacctacatgcctccagctttcatccagaccaaacCACACGatttgtctacagccaagcgatTTGTCTACagctattgtctacagccaagctctacgatacaactgcatttgctccaacccttcagacagagacaaacacctacaagatctctatcaagcattcttacaactacgatatccacctgctgaagtgaagaaacagattgacagagccagaagagtacccagaagtcacctgctacaggacaggcccaacaaagaaaataacagaacgccactacccatcaccttcagccccgaactaaaacctctccaacgcatcatcaaggatctacaacctatcctgaaggacgacccatcactctcacagatcttgggagacaggccagtccttgcttacagacagccccccaacctgaagcaaatactcaccagcaaccctcaccacacaacaaaaccactaacccaggaacctatccttgcaacaaagtcctgtcaaggttccttccccactctgaactctagggtacagatgtggggacctgcaagaaaacctcctaagcttacttttaccaggttaggttaaaatttccccaaggtacaaattattttaccctttgcccttggacttccactgtcaccaccaaacgtttatctgggtttattgggaaaacgttgtttggagacgtctttccccccaaaatcctcccaaaccttgcaccccacttcctggggaaggcttggtaaaaatcctcaccaatttgcataggtgaccacagacccaaacccttggatcttagaacaatgaaaaatgcattcagttcttgaaaataaacattttaatagaagaaacagtaaaaagaatcacctctgtaaaatcaggatggtaaataccttacagggtaattagattcaaaacatagagaatccctctaggcaacaccttaagttacaaaaaagacacacagacaggaatattcattctattcagcacagcttattttctcagccatttaaagaaatcataatctaacgcatatctagctagattacttactaagttctaagactccatttctgttctgtccctggcaaaagcatcacacagacagacacagaccctttgtttttctccctcctcccagcttttgaaagtatcttgtctcctcattggtccttttggtcaggtgccagagaggttatcctagcttcttaaccctttacatgtgaaaggatttttcctctggccaggagggattttaaaggtgtttacccttccctttatatttatgacaagcccgttgccaactgtgtgcacatatctattcaggggacaccatcatagggcctaatcacatcagtcacactgtcagaggctcatgcacctgcacatctaccaatgggatatgtgccagcaattcccctctgccatgcacattggccaaaccggacagtctctacgtaaaagaataaatggacacaaatgagacgtcaagaattataacattcaaaaaccagttggagaacacttcaatctctttggtcactctattacagacctaaaagtggcaattcttcaacaaaaaacttcaaaaagagactccaacgagagactgctgaattggaattaatttgcaaactggatacaattaacttaggcttgaatagagactgggagtggatggtcattacacaaagtaaaactatttccccatgtttattccccccgcccccacacccactgttcctcagacattcttgtcaactgttggaaatggcccaccttgattttatcgctacaaaagttcccctccccccgcccctgctctcctgctggtaatagctcaccttaagtgatcactctccttatagtgtgtatggtaacacccactgtttcatttctctgtgtatagaaatctccccactgtattttccactgaatgcatcggatgaagtgagctgtagctcacaaaagcttatgctcaaataaatttgttagtttcaaagatgccacaaatactccttttctttttgcgaatacagactaacacggctgctactctgaaacactgaaTCCTAGGAAGCAAGTGCAGAATACTAGCATATGTCCTACTCAATTACCTAGTTATAAAGCTTTCCTGATTATTATTTCTCGCTGCCAACGGTCAAAGATAGCATAGATAGCATAGAATGTTTCATCATTCTTGAAACATACCACTTAATAGACAACAACATGAGAGCATTTTTATATTGGTTTTAAGTTCTTTATTTCTTAGCTGGACATCTGCATTACATTTGGCTTTAATCCCTTAAAGAATTACTTTCTTTGGCAAAACAGTTACTGAATGGGGTAGAATTCACAGTAGGAAAATATGTTTGAAAAACCAAAGTGATGTCAATGCCAGCTTAAATCCACAAAGCTTAAAATATATCATAAATGTACTTgtactttaaatatatatattcctcTTTTTTACCTTTGTTGGAAACAACAAAGGTGTATGCCATAAAACCACCCAGAAAAATGTGTAAAACATGTAGGTTGCCTTTTATATGTATTTCCTTTTCATGAATAATCACTCTGtaaacataaaaaaacaaacacaatttgtGCAAAGTGCTGTATCCAACAGCGGAGTCCACTATTCTTTGTACTCCAACTCCAGCCTCACGCCAGGTCTTCTGCACTGAAAAAGAACTGAAACTTCCCTAAAAGTAAGAATGCTACATGCAGTTGAGAACAGTAGTGCTAAAGGTGTAGAGGCtccttgaaataaaataaaacctgacTTTGTAAGCACTTTTAATACTGAAATTTATAAATATGCATTACCGAAGAAAGATTCAGAAGAAATCAGAGGTTTGTTGGGAACAGATGCAATACAAGGGAACAATAACATTGCCAGATAAGCGTGCAGTAAGAATGGAAGAAGCAGGCTAGGAGACCGGATAAACTCTTCTAGTTCTACAGCAAGATGTTTCTATAGTTACAGTTAAAAGAATTAATGTTCTGCAAAGCGGTTTTGGGGAGAAATCTTCGACTGGAACTACTATTTAACCAAGATTTACTATAGCACCACAATTAAATTACCcactattttttaaagaaagattaaaaaaatctaaaacaaaggaaaaacacCACCAATACCTGCACCAGGAGCTATTTATTAGCATAACACTcttctttttaaagatttaatAACAACTGAAGTATATACAAAGTATTACAGCATTTACACAATAAAAAAGTTTCCTATTAGCTGATGAAGTATAAGGTAGTGCTGCAATGTACTTCAGAGCATGAATACAATAATAATGAAGCAGACCACTGTACTTTCAACTTCTCTGCTACCACACACCACAACTGTCGGTTGGAATGACAGTTAATTAAACCATCGGGAAGACACAGATTGTCAACAAAATTGTAACAGATTAACGTGCAGCACTAACCATcataaggaaggggaaaaaaagctacgTACTGTCATGTTTCTACACTTTCCTAGAGTTGTAACAAACTTTCACAGCCTTAGATATAACATATGCAAGACAACATAATCACAGTTTCTCAGATATAGTTTAGCTATCGAGTGTATTTACTTCTTAACAGGAGGCTTTATACTGATATGGCTGTGTGTTTCCATTTTTGTTCATGAACTGTTCAAACAAATCTACAAAAACTTAAAAGACAGCATGGAGTTTGTAGTCATGGTGTACTTGACTAATAAAGGCATTCAATATCAGCTATAGAATCTAATCATTCCTGTCAAAAGTTTAAGACTAGGAATCTTTATTTaacaagaaaagaaacaaaggaacaaaaacaaaacaaaaacccaacacatCATTGAAGACATTTCTATCAGTCAACTTTCTTTGACACTTTTTAACTTCTCCACCAGTGTAACATGAAACTATTAATATTTTTACACTGAATCAAACTCAGGACTCATTTAGGCTATGAAAGGTCAAGCAGCTTTGCTAAACtactttcactgtaaaaatgagggAACTTAGAAAATTAAAAGCATCATACCCCAAACAGTGCTTTAATAAAGGTGGATTTGCGTATTTTAACAAAGGATGCATTATTCTCTGTAGTTTAGGAACACTTTTACGTGAGCCAATAAATCCCATTCCACAGAAGATCAAGTTTCTTTGCCTATTGTTGTATGTCTAAATCTCTTATTTTGGCCAATTTTGCCTTGTCTTTTAAAAGGATTCCATTTCAATTTAAAAGCTAGTAATGTCAGTTAACAATATCTGTATTTAAGACACAAAAACGTGAGATATAAAAAAACACAAGGAACTATATAAATATGAAGAAGTCATATAATCTTTTCATGTAAACAATTTGATTATGATGAAGCCCTAATTAGATTCTGGTCTTAAACTTTTGGCAGATAATGTGTATGCTCAGCCAGGATTTGTAGTGTTATTGTTCAAGTGGAAGCCAGGTCAGTTCACATGTTGACAAGCATGCAACTTAAAAACATTGCACAACAAGCAACACAAAGAGATTTGAGAAGTGTACAAGACTTCAAGTAGACTTCACAACCCTTCACAACTGAATATTCACAAAGTTACGGTCCTTGCTTATTCTATTGTGGATTTCCTCTCACACATGGGACACTTTCTGTGACTCTCTAGCTTGCTTGATGCTATACAACCACTTGATGATTCTGGCATTTCTTTCAATTGCAGAAATGCCATATGGCACACGGTCATTGGCACTGTCATCATTTCTAAGGTCACTGTTGCTGTCCTGAGACTGTTCACAGTCTGAGCTAATCATGCTTGCACTGCGAAAGTTGAGGGATATAATATCAGAGTTAGCCCTTGCAAAATTTTCCATCCCAAGGTTTTCAAGCTCTTCAGGATCCAGTCCACAGTAGTTAAAGAATCGTTCAACATCTGCATCAACACGAAAGTATCTGTCACTTAAATCTGATTTTGATCGTTGTAGGGAGGGTCTTCGACTGACTCCACAACTGGATTCTACTGTGTCGATATCTGGGGATTTCAAGGTGGCGATGGCAGTAATTTTGGGTTTTGGAGGCAGAGGTGGGGCTGAACTACTGCAGGGTATTGCTTTTAAGGGCTTACCACTAGTTACTTTTCTAATGTCTGATGAGCTATGGGAAACGTGCAAGAAAGTCTCCGCTGACTGTTCTAAGAGCCTCCTGCTCACGTTGGAGTTGCTTTCTTGAGGGCTGCTCCGGCCCTGGGTGGGGTAGACCTTCAAAGATTCTGCAAATGAATGCCGGTTCAGCTCTGCTGAATCAGATCTGTGGGGAGGCCAGTTTCGTGAACTATGTTTGTGACCTGAACCTGAGCTGGAGCCTTCAGAGCTATTAATGATGTTTTTCAAAATCTCTAATTTTAAATTTTCTCTCTGGACACCACTCTCAGTCTTTGCATTGTTGTTGAACACTTTCAGGGTAGGGCTACCCAATGCTCGCTTGGCGGCAGGGCA includes:
- the FAM110B gene encoding protein FAM110B; amino-acid sequence: MPTETLQTGSMVKPVSPAVTFTSAVPLRILNKGPDYFRRQAEPNPKRLSAVERLEADKAKYVKSQEVINAKQEPVKPAVLAKPPVCPAAKRALGSPTLKVFNNNAKTESGVQRENLKLEILKNIINSSEGSSSGSGHKHSSRNWPPHRSDSAELNRHSFAESLKVYPTQGRSSPQESNSNVSRRLLEQSAETFLHVSHSSSDIRKVTSGKPLKAIPCSSSAPPLPPKPKITAIATLKSPDIDTVESSCGVSRRPSLQRSKSDLSDRYFRVDADVERFFNYCGLDPEELENLGMENFARANSDIISLNFRSASMISSDCEQSQDSNSDLRNDDSANDRVPYGISAIERNARIIKWLYSIKQARESQKVSHV